The Mycosarcoma maydis chromosome 6, whole genome shotgun sequence genomic sequence GCCGCGTTTGCGATGTTTGCTGTCTTTGTCGGTGTCGACTGAGAAGGAAGCGGCCACTCCCTGTCCAATTGACCGCCATCTTGTATCAAGTTCAAGAGGGTGCAGGTTGTAGCAGAGTGGATGTATAGTAGAGGGCAACGGATCCAGGACACAGACAAAGAGGCCAACGGCTGCTTGACCCTTTTTGTACGTCGTTGGTCTTGTGGGTTCAAGCTTGCCAGtcaacaatcgtgaatcaagcCAGCTGCGCATGGCGGTTCGATCGCAGCGTTTGGCTACGCGAAAGAAACACTGAAAGACACTGGGTGTGTTGAAGCTTCACATTGTGCGTATGTGTCTGTTTGCTGTAACGAAAGCCATGTCggcaacattcgtgattgctggccaacaagtcacgagtacgTGGTTGGTTGCTGGCCATGTCGAACTCGTGACggtgactgtgactttcGTgtctcgagtcgtgagttggcCAAGGTCTGCGATGGTTGAGATGCGATCTGACATGAATCCAaaaaattcgtgattgatcAGCCACCTCACGCCTCGTGCGTTGtacctcgtgcctcgtgtCTGTTCGCGATTCATGGTTAATTTTTGTTGTCCACGACGTCACTTGGCAGCGATCGCGACTCCCAAAAAAGTTGAGTCACGGTGGGGATCTGTGTGGataagtcacgagttgcttGGGCtgagctgttgctgtgaCCGTGTGACTGAAGCGAGCAAACCTGGCCAgctgcgtgtgcgtgtgcaCTGTGCGTGCGAGCCTCTGTTTATTGATACTATTAAATAATCGAAAATGATCAGGTGGAGGGAGGCTCGTGGCTGCCATACAACCACGAATGAACTCTTGAAGAATGATTTTACAAAAGCCAAAaatccaatcgtgaatcgtgaatcaaaaTCGTGAGAAAGCAGAAATCGAGGGCAGCGCGGCTCAATTCACTGACTTGCTCAGTTGCGAATGCGTCAGTGGATTGCTTCACCAGCAGGCAGGGACTgactggctggctggctgtgTGCCACTCAGGCTGAGGAGACGCACGATCCAGCCAGTTGAGtgcgattcgcgatttgcGATTAGGTTCGCTCTCGTGGAGGTTTACATCGActcaccattcaccattcaccattcaccattcaccattcaccattcaccattcaccatccaccatccaccattcaccatccaccatccaccattcaccattcacgacCCACGATTCACCACTGCTGGACGGCAATAGGGTGTCTCTCGATTGAAACCCTCGTTGCTTCACTGATCAATCACAGAGGGCCATCCTACTGTACCGTTAGTCTGATACCAAGGGGTTCATCCATGCATTAGCATCGAACTATCTGCTAAACCGGCCCAGAGTCTGACGCGTGACGTTCGCGACGGTACAGTGCCATGCTGGAGGGCGTCCTTGCCTCGCTTCTCAATAGGCTTCTCGCCGCCTACGTCGATGGCCTCAACACGAGTCAGCTCAACGTAGGCATCTGGTCAGGAGATGTCAAGCTGCGCAATCTCCGCCTCAAGACTTCCGCTCTTGACAAGTTCCGACTGCCAATAGACGTCAAGGAGGGCTACCTCGGCGACCTCACCCTTTCCATTCCATGGTCCAATCTCAAGGGCAAACCTGTACGTATCCTCGTCGAAAACGTCTATCTGCTTGCCGCACCCAAGAACAGCAGCGTCCaagtcgacgagcaagacgaagcTCAGCGCGCACAGGCTGCAAAACAGGAGAAGCTTGCcaatgccgagcttctcggcAGGGATGCTGACCCGGTCGGCGTCTCGAGTGAAGACGAGCAAAAAAATCAGTCCTTCACCAgctcgctcatcaccaAGATTATCGACAACTTGCAATTCACCGTCCGAAACATCCACATCCGCTACGAGGACAGTCTCTCCAATCCCGAGCATCCTTTCTCTGCCGGCATCACGCTTGCCGAATTCTCTGCCGTCTCCACAGATGCCAACTGGAACCCCACCTTTATCCAGAACAGCGGCGATGGTATTCACAAGCTCGCCcgtctcgagtcgctctCCGTCTACTGGGACACTGACTCTGAGTCGCTTGCCGGTCACGAGATCTCGGAAGCACAAAACAAGTTCAACGCGCTTATCGCTCGCGACGGAAGCACACCAAGCCATCAGTACATTCTGAAACCCGTCTCAGGAGCAGGCCGACTCGTCATGCGCAAAAAAATGACGTCCGAGGTGCCCAAGATGGATGCACAGCTGCTCTTTGAAGAGCTTGGATTTGCtctcgacgatgagcagTACCGCGACGTCATCTCCGTCGCCGACCTCTTCCATTTCTACACACGCCAAGCACAGTATCGAAAGTTCAGACCCAGTgccgaagagctcgaagaaAATCGACCGCGTGCCTTGCTCCGCTTTGCAGGCAAGGCCATCCTCAACGAGGTGCACGAAAGGCATCGTGTCTGGTCTTGGGACTACTTTCGCGAGCGACGCGATGATCGCAAAGAAtacgtcgagctcttcaaGCAAAAGGAAAACAGCGTGCAAAAGACCAACCAACAGCAGACCGGCGTTGCCATCGCACAGAGCGACAGCGGCTCGCgcctcgaacagctcgaaaATAAGCTTGGCTACAAGGACATCCGCTTCTACCGTTCCATAGCGCGGCACGAGCTACGCAAGCAAAGGCTTGCCGTCAAAAAGGGAGAACTCGCCAACGGCGGCACCGGCGCGGACGCTCCCAATCAAAACGCACAAGCCGGCGGCACCGGCGGCGGATGGCTCGGCTGGATCTGGGGTGGAGGTGCCAAgggccagcagcagcatggcGAGGACGATGGTGTTCTCAACGAACAGCAGCGTAAGGAGCTCTACGATGCAATTGAATGGGACGAGGAGGCCAGCGCCGCCGCCTTAACGCAGTCAGTTGATGCGCCCAGAGATGCCATGCATCTTCGCCTGatcaccaagctcaagacCGGTTCGGTCTCTCTCAAGGATCACGCCCGAGGCACCGACATCCTCTCACTTGTCTTTGACTCCCTTCAGGCCAACGTCATCCAACGGCACGACAATCTCGAAGCCGCCGTCGCTCTCGGAGGTCTGCGCGTCTACGATGGTACAACACCTAACTCGCTCTACCCGCAGGTGGTGCGCGTCAAAGACGAAGAGTTTGACAACCCTAGCCGCCAAAATTCCAACTCCGGCGATATtaagcgcatcgagcaagagtTGGAGCAGGAGAGCGATCCGGACAACCCCTTCTTCTACGCAAAGTACGAATCGAAACCCCTCGACGATCGTGCCGACAATGCCTTGAcgctcaagatgcgctcCATGGAGATCATCTACCATCGTGGCTTTGTCGAGTCGATTGTGCGCTTCTTCAAGCCGCCTGAAAgtgagcttgagctcatCGGCGCACTCATCGACGTCGCCAGCGAAACCATCGAAGGTATCCGCAAGGAAACGCGAGCCGGTCTCGAGAATGCGCTCCAGAACCACAAGAccatcgacatggtcgtcgacgtcaagGCGCCCATCATCATTGTTCCTGAGGATGTAACGACCAAAAAGTGCCAGCACATGGTGCTCGATGCCGGTCGCATCGCCGTTCGATCGGTGCTCGCCGATCAGGGGGCTCTCGACACGGTGCGCTCCAAACAGAATCGCGTTTATACAGACGAGGACTACcgccagctcgaggatcTCATGTACGATCGCTTCtttgtcaagctcgagtcggcTCAGCTCGTGTTGGGCAACGACATAGACTCGTGCATGAAGGGCCTTCACTCGGACTCGACCGACCACGGTCTTCATCTGCTGGAACGCATCAATCTCGACTTTACGCTGCACAATTCAATCCTCTCTTCAGCACCCAACCTCACCAAGTTCAAGATGACGGGTCACCTGCCTACGTTGCGTGTCAACTTTTCTGATCGCAAGTACAAGACGTTGATGCGCATCATCGACGTCGCCATCCCCAACTTTGACGAGGGAAGGGCTGACGCAGATTCGCCCACCAAGGATTTGGGCACcatcgaggaagagctcgagcccGTTGCGATCAGCACAGCGCGGCAGAACAGTGCTGctgacgaggaggatgcgGACCAGGATGATGACAAGGACCTCGCCAAATCACGCCGTGCTCGCGCCCGACGATCAGAGACGCTGGACCTGAACAAGGCGCGTCGTCAGCGGCTGGTGGGTCAGCTGCGTGGTGAAGACGACTACATTGTTGACGCCGGCtatgacgatgacgatggcaagGACGAGTTCCAAGACGCCGAAGATGCTACCGTCGATAAGGTCAATGCACACCAAAAGACGTTTGAGCTCGAGTTTGTTGTCGACTCGCTGCAGGGCTCCATCTTCAGGTCCGCAACAGATCCGTCGCAGCCCGATCgtctgcttgtcgatgcGCGCTTCGAGGGCTTTTTGCTGCATCTTGCCGTCTATCCATATCACATGGACGTTGACGTGGGTCTGCGCAGTCTCGAACTCGAAGATAAGATTGTCGATCAAGGCGCACAGTTCCGTCATCTTATCACTTCCAAGCACGTTCGTGACACCGCCTCGCGCTCTGCAACAAGCGATTCGAGTGCTTCGTCGGGTTCAGTGTCGCCAGCCGAGCAACGCGACCTTGTGCGCGTGCGCTACACCCGCGTCAGCCCCGAGTCGCCCGAGTTCATGACAAAGTACGAGGGCATCGATCAGACGGTCAACGTTGAGCTCTCGACCATCAATGTCATGCTTACGCGTGTAAGCGTCCTCGCCGTCTACGATTGGATCATGACCACCTTTGTATCGGTGGATGGGCCTGCTGCAACGCCACAGGAGTCACAACGTCGTCCAAGTCGCTCATCGGATCGACGGCCCAGTGACACAACATCTAAAAGGCCCTCGATCCGGCCACCTGAGTCAAACCCCCCCACACAGGCTCTAGCGAACAGCGACAATACGGGACGGAAGGAGAAGTTGCGTGTCCGTGtcaagctcaactcgatcgtGCTCCGTCTCAACAACGACGGTAGTCTGCTCGCAACGCTCACGCTCTCGACAGCAGATGTGGCTGTCATGCTACGCGGCAACAGCATCCGCGTGGCTGCACGTCTCggctcgctgcttctgtACGACAACGCGAAGCGCAGTGTCGCTGATCCTCATttcaagaagctgctgagTATCCAgggcgacgagctggctgACTTTACCTACGAGACATTCGACgaagcagatgcagccTCGTACCCTGGCTATGACTCTTCGATCTGGCTCCGATCTGGCTCGCTCAAGTTCACCTTTGTAGAAGAGCCGATTCGCGACCTGCTACAGTTCTTTAGCAAGTTTGCGCAGATGAAAGCCGTGTACGATGCAGCTACGCTGGCTGCTTCCAATCAAGCATCGCAGCTTCAAGAACGCGTCGACAAGATGCACTACGATATCATCATCAAGACACCCATCGTCGTTCTGCCGCGTTTGGCCGACTCGCCCGACGTGATGACCGCCAACCTGGGTGAAATCTATGCCAAGAACACATTTGCTATCCGTGACAATAAGGAGGCCATCACCAAGATCGAAGCTGGCCTGCGACACATTCGGCTCGCATCACGGATGCGATACGGCAGCCAGGAGTACCATGTGCAGATGATCGACGACGTCAACATCTCGCTCGATATGGTTCAGTCGGACCGAGCTAGCGCTTCTCCAGGTTCTGCCATCGACAGTCCCGAGACGCAGATGGTCGCCAAGATGTCGGACGTGCACGTCAAGCTGACCGAAGCGCAGTACTGCTTTGTCATGGAACTGATGCAGTCGATCCCGCGCACTTTCACAGGGCTTGCTGAGGAGGTCGGTAGCCTGAACGATAACGGCACCGCTGTGTCTACTCCTACAACGGCTGTACCTCTGACACAAGGCACGGGAACAAAATCGCGCTCCGTGTCGGCGCAACAGCCATCGACACCTGGaaaaggcaaaggcggaGACACGACGCCAACAGCGCCAACGCCTCCCCACAAGGGTCCTGGTGTCGACATGCTTCCCGAGCTCGGCACAGTGATTCACAATGAAGATGGCGACACGGCTGTGCATACCACTTTGGACATGTTTTTTGACGTCAATTCGATCCAACTCGAACTCTTcactgccgctgccactgGCCAGGAGACGCTATACAACGCGCAGCTGGCGCGCTTCTCGATCAACGGGTCGGaggtcaagctcaagatgctgTCGGACAATTCACTCGAGGCTGAAgtggcgctcaagacaTTCACGGTGACGGATCAGCGGCCGGACAAGGACACCAAGTTCCGCGAGATTGTTCCTGCCGTCAAACACGATGGTCATCAGTTCATGATGAGCTACAGCGTTTCTGGCGGCGACGATGGCTCGGCCCTGGCGCTCATCACTGTCGACAGTCCCAAGGTGATCTTCTCGCTCGATCCGGTctttgcgctgctcaactttTTCATGAGTGCTTTCCCCGATTCGCCTCCAGATGAGGATCAAACAGATACAAGCCCGACAGGCACGACCGTTGCGAACAGCAGTGCGCATGGCAGTGCACAGACTTTGTCGACGACCATGTCTAGCAAAGACCCGAATgcgacagcagcgtcgcCTGCGGCTGGCTCGTTGGCGTTCCGCGTCAACGTTGTCGATCCCACCATCATTCTACTAGCCGCGCCGGACCGGCACGATACTGAAGCGATTGTGCTTTCAATCAAGCAGGTGCTCATGTCGCAGCAAGGCATCCTAGCGCTCAAGGTGGACCAATTCGGCATGTTCATGTGCCGAATGCACCGTCCCAAGGACACTTTGCGTCTGCTCGACAACCTCGATCTGACCCTGTCGATGGACAGCCGGGTCAACGAGACCAGCTCGTTGACTAGCATTGAGGTTGACGTCGAACCGCTCGTACTGCGCGTGTCGATCCGCGACATTGTGATGATTCAGTCGGTGGTCAACAAGGCTATCGAGCTTTCATCGCAACAGTCTTCTGCTGCAAGCAAAAACGACGCCAAGAGTGTTGCCTCGTCGCAGCGTAGGCAAAATTCGAtggccagcagcagcaaaaccATAGATTCGCTCACCAGGGCACCCAAAGCGACTACCAAGGACGATGAC encodes the following:
- a CDS encoding membrane morphogenesis protein VPS13 (related to VPS13 - involved in regulating membrane traffic (N-terminal fragment)) → MLEGVLASLLNRLLAAYVDGLNTSQLNVGIWSGDVKLRNLRLKTSALDKFRLPIDVKEGYLGDLTLSIPWSNLKGKPVRILVENVYLLAAPKNSSVQVDEQDEAQRAQAAKQEKLANAELLGRDADPVGVSSEDEQKNQSFTSSLITKIIDNLQFTVRNIHIRYEDSLSNPEHPFSAGITLAEFSAVSTDANWNPTFIQNSGDGIHKLARLESLSVYWDTDSESLAGHEISEAQNKFNALIARDGSTPSHQYILKPVSGAGRLVMRKKMTSEVPKMDAQLLFEELGFALDDEQYRDVISVADLFHFYTRQAQYRKFRPSAEELEENRPRALLRFAGKAILNEVHERHRVWSWDYFRERRDDRKEYVELFKQKENSVQKTNQQQTGVAIAQSDSGSRLEQLENKLGYKDIRFYRSIARHELRKQRLAVKKGELANGGTGADAPNQNAQAGGTGGGWLGWIWGGGAKGQQQHGEDDGVLNEQQRKELYDAIEWDEEASAAALTQSVDAPRDAMHLRLITKLKTGSVSLKDHARGTDILSLVFDSLQANVIQRHDNLEAAVALGGLRVYDGTTPNSLYPQVVRVKDEEFDNPSRQNSNSGDIKRIEQELEQESDPDNPFFYAKYESKPLDDRADNALTLKMRSMEIIYHRGFVESIVRFFKPPESELELIGALIDVASETIEGIRKETRAGLENALQNHKTIDMVVDVKAPIIIVPEDVTTKKCQHMVLDAGRIAVRSVLADQGALDTVRSKQNRVYTDEDYRQLEDLMYDRFFVKLESAQLVLGNDIDSCMKGLHSDSTDHGLHLLERINLDFTLHNSILSSAPNLTKFKMTGHLPTLRVNFSDRKYKTLMRIIDVAIPNFDEGRADADSPTKDLGTIEEELEPVAISTARQNSAADEEDADQDDDKDLAKSRRARARRSETLDLNKARRQRLVGQLRGEDDYIVDAGYDDDDGKDEFQDAEDATVDKVNAHQKTFELEFVVDSLQGSIFRSATDPSQPDRLLVDARFEGFLLHLAVYPYHMDVDVGLRSLELEDKIVDQGAQFRHLITSKHVRDTASRSATSDSSASSGSVSPAEQRDLVRVRYTRVSPESPEFMTKYEGIDQTVNVELSTINVMLTRVSVLAVYDWIMTTFVSVDGPAATPQESQRRPSRSSDRRPSDTTSKRPSIRPPESNPPTQALANSDNTGRKEKLRVRVKLNSIVLRLNNDGSLLATLTLSTADVAVMLRGNSIRVAARLGSLLLYDNAKRSVADPHFKKLLSIQGDELADFTYETFDEADAASYPGYDSSIWLRSGSLKFTFVEEPIRDLLQFFSKFAQMKAVYDAATLAASNQASQLQERVDKMHYDIIIKTPIVVLPRLADSPDVMTANLGEIYAKNTFAIRDNKEAITKIEAGLRHIRLASRMRYGSQEYHVQMIDDVNISLDMVQSDRASASPGSAIDSPETQMVAKMSDVHVKLTEAQYCFVMELMQSIPRTFTGLAEEVGSLNDNGTAVSTPTTAVPLTQGTGTKSRSVSAQQPSTPGKGKGGDTTPTAPTPPHKGPGVDMLPELGTVIHNEDGDTAVHTTLDMFFDVNSIQLELFTAAATGQETLYNAQLARFSINGSEVKLKMLSDNSLEAEVALKTFTVTDQRPDKDTKFREIVPAVKHDGHQFMMSYSVSGGDDGSALALITVDSPKVIFSLDPVFALLNFFMSAFPDSPPDEDQTDTSPTGTTVANSSAHGSAQTLSTTMSSKDPNATAASPAAGSLAFRVNVVDPTIILLAAPDRHDTEAIVLSIKQVLMSQQGILALKVDQFGMFMCRMHRPKDTLRLLDNLDLTLSMDSRVNETSSLTSIEVDVEPLVLRVSIRDIVMIQSVVNKAIELSSQQSSAASKNDAKSVASSQRRQNSMASSSKTIDSLTRAPKATTKDDDNNTVNTKPPQRLEDAELVVAKESLHADFAGLQIILIGDAHSLPMLDLNVSKFAVDVRDWSGDMHGSTFLDLYINYYNLSRSHWEPLIDPWGVQFHMESSTLPSRFNATISSKKRLELNVTTTLIETALSAMSMINEVDSQDLQQRNRAPFVVQNRTGYRISLWPEHDDRERKSKTSPQHLDDGKDMPWRFDDWKSMREHIHESGGNRLSLQIDGMPWERLRHISVDREGEYMLTLRPKLDKVAHRVQYEVKLHNNVKYITFRSSFKIENKTLIPIEMVILDDEGKLTDQVRRIGPGEDCPVPIEAAYHCRVKIRPDPGFEYDWCQESVNWQDLLKRATRTLTCRSHDENEAPFRFQSFAIYDRQDPNSRTYPRLTLRLRAPVEVENLLPYDIQYRIFDKNLNHNWSSYLRKGGISPIHVVELSHLLLLSVDIQSSCFSPSEFAIIATDNPDDFPVEKTLTLADAENLKLNLRLHYSKHADSGGAFKVQIYSPYIFINQSGLPFALKTKSWLGSAKLVAGQDQGGVSAEVRKTPEPFLFSHNSNDRRNRVLMRVGDSQWSKPLSFEAIGSETEVVIPSASKNEEIHVGLTVEDGLGKFKLSKVVKLTPRYLVRNKLNEALHLREAGAADFVTVEAGERVPLRFLRVGATKQMTLAYPGINNKWSAPFNIEDIGSVHLRLAKAGHHQQLIKAEVLLEGPTIFISLSQENGPWPYMLRNESDYTVQFMQATERIDEGGSGKHIDEAVGKRYELKPRSKMKYAWDYPAATDKMIKLVVNGRERNVNILEIGSLLPFKFPGADGRGSRVISLDVRADGPTQTLVLSNYSEELSNFKLKRQNSTFSRSDTVSSVNSKDGGFVAVDVDTNILTALNLDFEGVGISLINQNVQELAYVSFRGLELHYTESEVTTAVNVICKWIQIDNQLFGGLFPIVLYPTVLPKDGKDLEVHPTLQASVIMLKDESHGVTHIKYASVLLQEITAELDEDFLFALYEFSKFEGTAWQLEAEKETDFIEHPRSVAEPTGTQGQSDDIYFEILHLQPISLNLSFMRTERVNGDDKVSSRNPLIFLFNALTMALGNVNEAPVRLNALVIENVRLSNAVCSRGSSITIRKAS